The Fusarium fujikuroi IMI 58289 draft genome, chromosome FFUJ_chr01 sequence ATATCTTTTaccttattattagctaataCCCCAACTCGACCCCCCCAGCCAAGAGTGCGGAGAGCCCGTCATCAGCGGGAATCACTTTCCTATTGTGGCCGTCAGGGATTCTCTCCGCACTTTTTCTGAGCGGTCCAGACGGTTTTTGCCTTGCTTGGCAGGGAATGAAATAATAagcacagatgatgatgatgaatgctgcACTGATGATTTGGGGAAAGGCATTCGGCAGCATCGACATGACTAGTTAGCTCGGCGAGGACCAACACTCTAATTACATACTTTTGTGTCATGGAAATTCAGCTTCGGAAGAGGCTGAGACATTTTGTGACTCTTTAATCACACAAGTGATGAAAAATCATGCCTTGGTGTACGCCTCGATGCACTGTCGATCCGGAACCTGAAGCCAGCCTCGGGCGCTCAATCACACCCACTTTGCTCTGTCAAAAGCTGACAAGCTTAGGCTGAATCCTGCACATATTAAAGGTTCATTATAAGCATAGATAAGGACTTGACACCTGCTCAAGTGCTCGTAAGGCGTAGGATAGGCACTCTGCTAATTGGGCAACAAGTAGCTGAACAACAACCTTATTCAGAGTAAATGTTTACGCTGGCATCATTGACAGTGCCACAGTCGCTTACTCAACGTAAAAAAAAATCGGATCCGAACATCCTTGCTGCTATCGTCAATCTTGAACGCCCTGCGGGTCGCCTCGCAGCATTCAGAGGCCAGATCTCGCAGCCAACGACTCCTCGTCGAGATTATCGTACGTTAAAGAAACAAataattaaaccttaagaCAAAGGACTATACTAAACCCATCAAAAGATGCCTTACTATGACTAACATTTTGACCTTGCCGCCCAGTTTATATGTCTCAAAACTCCAAGCGAAGGTCAACTAGCTGCGCATCCTTGTCCACACCGAGAGATATCAAGGTGAATAGACTTGCGCGTTCTCCTCAACACTACTGCACACCAAATTAAAAGGAATCTAATGACTGTAACGATGCTCCAATTCCCctcaaaagccaagacttGGGCTGAAATCCGGGGCCCCAGTTGATCCTGGGGAAATATTACGTTATAGCCGTCTGGGGAGATCCACGGATCATGCATTCGTTGTAACGCTAGAGAATTTATCGTAAGTTGGGGTTGGGGATGTTATATGACCAATGCTTGTGTGGTCTATGCTTTAATGGAGGATAGATCATGATGTGTTGTGTAGTGGCGAATGGGGAGTTGTGAATAGCCCGTGAGTGCCGAAAGTCGGGTTGAGTAGAATGATGATTCAGGAGAGTGGCTTGGCAGTGAAGGTGAGAGAACATGGATATGGTATTAGGGCTCATTGCAGTAGGATGAAGGGGTCTGGAAAGACACCGGGTGGTCGTGACTCACATGGAGTTTAGCAAGGTGAGAAAGGGTTAACGGCAACTCCTCACGGCAACTCCTCACGGCAACTCTTCGAGGCTTCACAAAGGGGTATCCAAGGTACGGAGAGATGGAAGGGACAGTTCCTAGCACTTGAAGCGGACATCATATGAGACTGGTAACTCCTCCTTCAATCATCTTGTATGCCTCTGAGGTTCTAAGCAGCGTTCTTCTCCTATGTTCTTGAGACATCTCACTCACATAAACTACTAAGTTGGCAGACTAAATTCTTCTTTGCATAGCCAACGCATCAACAGCTTCGCTCCATAGTCTCTGAATTGCTAGAGTGGAACCGAAACACGATTGATTCTTTGTGTATGTGGATGGCCATAGCCTGGCTAGgggaaggaaagaaaactcaggaccttaatCCTCAATGACAAAAGGAGTTCaataaatttatagtaaCTTGGGAttaatcctaaatgataaaaggACTTATGTCAGTTTATGTAAATTGAGGatatcctttattaagtttattttaataccctATATTTAGGTcgggtgttttcttgctcctcgaggCTTGGGCTGACGATATGGGTGACTTGAGTGTTATATCGCCAGGTATCTTGACTGGTCCTCATGCGACGAAAGGTTCGGAAGCCAAGTATGATGCATCGGTAGTAGACACAACTTGTGAGTCAAACATCATACAACGAGAAGGCATTGAGCAATTAACTTATGATCCAACTAGATACAATCCTCCCGGTCCATTCACTCCACACCACGCGCTTTCATGAAATCCACCATATCGAAGAAACTCTTCTTGTACCTCCTCTCCTGCGTCGTCCTGTTAACAGTCTGTATTCCAAAGTGCTGATCATAATCCCCAAACTCCCAGTTATCCGCAAAGCTCCACGCATAAGCcccaacaacctcaacaccatcctccCAAATCGCCTTGAGCGTCTCCGACAGGAAACTTAGGTAGTAAATGCTCCTTGGCGTATCAAACAATTGGTCAGATAGGTCTTTCTCAGCTTCGCCGTACACGGGGAAACCAAACTCTGTGAGAGCCACGGGGGTCTTCCATGTGTTGTGCAGGTAGTTGAGATAGCTGCGCAGGTAGGTGGGTGTGATATACACGTAGCTCTGGGAACGGTAGCCGATGTTCCATCCGTTGACGGTTGTGGTGGTTTGGTTGACGCAGTAGGGACgaaaggttgaggaggagtttgaggcGCACTCGAGGATACTGTCTTTTTCGTCTGGGACGGGTGGTGCGATGACTGTAGCGGTGTATGGATCGATACCCAGGAAGTCTGCTGTACCGCCAATGTACTTGAGATCATCCTCACTCAGAGGAACAAAATCGTCAAAAGTCTTCTTGAATGACTCGGGGTAGTCCTCGCCCAGGTAAATTGGGTTACAGAACGGTCCAAGTTGAATAGAGTTGAAGTGGTCCGCAGCGTAGACATCGGCTTCACTCTTGGGATCCCGGGGAACACCAAAGTTATTATTGAACTTGGGCGCAATCTTGCCCTTTCCGCCAAGCTCTTCCTTATACCAGTGATAAACTCGTGCATGGGCCTTGACCACATTGTTGATGGAAAGTGCATTGTATGAGTAGAGAAGAGGCTCGTTGAACGTGAACCAAACAGGCACACGATCAGCATAGTGCGCCATTGCAACCTTTGCATAGTGAACGAAAGCGTCTTGGAAAGTCTCGTTCTGATAACCGCCGTTGACGTAACCAATTTCAGGTCGGTCAGCTGCCTTGGTGAGATTGCTGCCGAAGAACTGAAGAGGCGTATCGAAGTGAAGCAGGGTAACCTCAGGAGTCATGCCCTTCTCGAGAATAAAATTGATCACATCGTTGTAATGATCAATACCCTCCTGATTAACGGGCGTTCCAGGCAGAGCAAAAGGCAGAATTCTCGTCCATGCAATGCTGAACGAGAAATGCTTAGCACCCATCGCAGCAACGCGCTCGATATCTTGCTTATAGTAGTAATAATGCTCATTCGTGACATAATCCTTCACACGACCATCTTGAACGAGAATATCCATAAGAGATGGCGCCTTGCCCTCTTCCGCAGTTGCGCCCTCAATTTGACTCGCAGAGCTAGCAACTCCGAAGCTGAAGTTCTTGGGGAAATTGTAGCAGTCCGAGGGACCAAAGTAGTCCCGTGGTGGAAGGACTAGTTCACTGGTAGGGATGGGAGTGGGAGATACAGTTGTGCTGAAAATTCCCGTCTCGGTGAAGTTGGGCGGGTTTGCATGTTCCCAGAGAGCAGTCCATGCGGCTCGCCCATAGGGATCCTCTGTATCTGAGGCCTTTGTGGTGGCATTGGGATCCCATTTTCCCCAGGTTGTGAAGGACAGTGAAGGCAcgagagagatgagagactcTGGTGGATTGGCGTATGTAGTCGTTGTAGTAGGAGACGGCACCGAAGTAGCGTATCTTACAGTCTCAGAGAGGGTATAGCTAAACGGTGTATGTGTGTATTTCGGCTCATGCGTTTTGGTACTGGTAGCCTTGCATTGAGGACGCTCAGTAGGACCCTTTGCATCAAGATAGATCTGCTGGCCAACAGCCAGAGACGCAAAGAGGAATTGTATCACAGCGTGTGAGGGTGTCATGATGGGCGGCGACTGGACACAGAAGTAGCGAGCCAAACAGCCTGCGCGATCCCACGATATATATGCTCATACtacctaggggaggaaagaacACTCAGGACCTTAACCCTAAGGGATAAAAATGCctaggtaaatctagcctaaatttaggtaactctttgccaagtttattttggcacctTACAttaaggtccggtgttttcttaCTCTCTAAGGGCTACTTCCGCAACATCATGATCCGTCCTTGCCGTGAAAACTCAGCATCTGCTCCGAACCGAAAAGCACTGAAATTCCGCGTGAGTCGATCCCCAGACTTTTCGGACCGATTCAAACCTGTTCTTTATAAGAAATCGCGGGGAAGTTGTGGGGATGCAACGGTCATGCTCTCTCTTTGCAAAGCCATGGATACTCCGATTTACACGGCAAATCGTATGTGCTCGCGGTACCGATTGCCACTTACAGACATTTCTGTCGTTTGTGGGGTTGAAGCGGTGACGGCATCGTGCTATTAGATTTCCCCGGACCAAGATTATGGTGCTGACTTTTGTCGATCTTTGCGGGTTATGGCCCAGGGATCCGGTTTACCCCAGAGTTGTGGTCCAATGGAAGGATGGGATGGAAGCCTAATGGGAGCCGATGATGGGAGCCGTTTTTGTATTTCGCCGAAGTCGAGCGATTGACATGATATTTCGGGGTTTCGGGGTATTTCGAGAGGGCAAGGTCAGGAAGCTAACCATGGGAAATCCATGGAAATCATACCAAAGTTGTCAATCCCGTGATATCATTGAGGATGCATCATTGAAGTATAGCTTATTCATATGGGCAAGAGATGAATCCACCATAGACTCTCACTCACAGTATAGTCATTATTTTTCATTGTGGCTCTTCGTCTCGGATGCAGATTTATAGTGCGTGCTTTACCATCGTCTCAGCGCAACTGAGAAGGCAAcctcaaggagcaagaaaacacgAGGCTTTAGAAGAgaatgtcaaaataaactcaatAAAGACTCCTCTAAAATTAGACTAGATTGCCTAAATCCTTTTATCCCTTAGGATAAGCGTGTCTATAGGGCCGCGGGTTCCTCAGTTCATTGCTCGCTGTGATATAATCCTTCACACGACCATCTTGAGTGAGGATATCCATGAGAGACGGCGCCTTGGCCCCTTGTGCAGTGGCACTCTGAAAGTTCTTAGATCTTATCAACGAGTTAGTGTATCGCCGTTGAGCCACAAGAAATGATGTGCCTAAGTAAGTGCTCATACACGAATGAGcattattactatagatatCGTTTCCATTATGGTAGTACCAGAATCTTGCCTGAGAACCTGTATTGACACTCCCGCTATCCCATCTCGATTGACACGACACAGTTTGCCATATCTACTGTCCCAAATGGCATAACTAACTACCGTTCAAGATTATCGGTAAAGGGATTGCCATTAGGAACGCACTATTAACTCCGAGAATAGGATTACAACTGATCCATTTTAAGACAGAGAAGTGTTTCATGCACCGTACAAAGACCACATTGATGCATTACCGTATGTGCTAATTCATTGTAACCACTCAAGATCATCTGGTCAAACACAAATGTTAAAGTAACGATGGCTAAGTGAGTACGTATGCTCCCATTTACTCGACTATCACTTGAGGCCCCGAGGCTCACTAGTCCTCCAATCAAGGGGCGAGAAATCTGGCTACTTGATGAGGAGGCTGGTgtattgttgatgatggcaagGTGTGAGACAGAAGAGGTGATAGACAGCTGATACTGACTGCGTTTTCGTGTTTGAATACCTCAAATACATTAGCTGCGTCAAAACGCACCTTTTCGTAGGTCGCATTCCGAAGCTGTGTCAAACTGATGCTCATAGCAGAAGTCTTTGGCTGTTCATGTATCAATCGATACATCGGAGAGCCGCGCCTCGTGATGTGCTACGGCCTGCTGGACAACAAAATCTCTATTTCACATGACTAAGAATGGCTTGATAATGACTCAAGTCGCGAGTAGCTTCTTTCATGTTACCTACAGCAATTAAGAAAAGTTGACAAAAGGCTTTGTCGACCAACGCCGTGGCTTCCTACTAAGCTGAAGCGCCTGTAAAGACATCACCACGAAGTCATCATCGCCTCTTCAGCCACATGAAGTGAATTACCACAGGCTAATCCACACCAAGGTATGATTTCGAATCACGGGCGTGTTCTCTGTCTGCTCTTGACGTTCCACATTAACCCAAGTTATCGGAATCTGGAAGCAAGCCCAGCGACGATCAAGATCTCGAAACATAATAGACGACTCAAGCAATCGTATGTAGAACAGCGAGTGCTGAGACtagaagaaatggaaggGCCACAGACGTCGTCCCATGTTCCGGATACGTGCTGGGGTCGGGGTTGGCGATAGGAGACAACATTCCGAAGTCGCTGAGTCAACTATTGCAGGCGTTCACTTACCCAGATCACCAGTCTCTTGGTGTGTAAGTATTTGAATGGTTTTTGCTTAAGGTGCGCCACAGGAACGCCTTTGGACATGCCAAGTCTGTGTCTCAGATGTTCAAGATGCGGGAATAGTCTCAGATGAACCACTTCCAAGTGAAGTGAGACATTCTACAACTCAACGCAATTCAGTCTATGAACGCAGCTACACATACTCTATCataatatcttctatatatttcttcCCTACTATTATGCGTGACTTTCAGTATCTTCAACTAACCCCTCGAGTCCAATTCCACATCCGCTGCATCAAGTCTAGTCCAGGAACAACTGGAATTTTGCCACGGCCACCATCAAAGGTACGCAAATCTAGAGCAACAATAGCTCGAACTTACATGACAATACTCAGCGACGACTTGACTTTTCCCGCAATGATCTACTTGACGAGCCACAAGGTATAAGATGACGAGTCCCTCCCGTTTGCGGATGTCATGTCTCGGTCTCTCTTTAACCACCACTCCACAAACTTGAAACTCCTGATCTTTTTAGATCGATTCCACTCTCTTTAAAACACGAAAAGCTGCGGTTCATCATACAAAATGAAGGCTTATCTCGCGCTCTCTATCCTGGCCTGCGCcatctcaacttcagctAAGAACATCCACCGCAGGGCTGACGCTATCCTTCCTGCTGCTGGTATTCCCGTCAAAGGTGGATATAACGCTTACGGAGGAAATTATGATCATCCTGAGACGAACAAGTATCAGCCTGTTGGGCAGAAGCAGGCTTCTAGTTCTAGTACCACCACTACCGGAGGCAAGAAGGCGACGACGCAGACCACAAAATGCATTTCGAAGAGCAAGCTTGAGTCTATAGTCAACAAATACGTCTCGACTTTCTCCGGTATTACCGATGGTGGAGCGCTTGCCAAGACTATTTTCGAGGAGGATGTCAAGTTCTACTCTCAGTCTATCTAGTggacttcatcatcctccaagATAAACAAGTACGCCAAGGTAAACACATCCTCACCTTTCCATTGCACTTATCAAGCTAACAAACTTCAGAACGATGACTTTCCTCCCATCTACAAGAACCGTAAGGAGCTCATCGAAGGCAATACTGAAAAGACCAATGACCCCAGCGCCTTCATCAAAGGACCCATCGCCTACGGCTGCAACTCCTTCACATTCTACTGGAAGGGCGACTTCGAGGTCCCCAAGGGAACTCGTCGTGGCCGCGGCAACGGCATCGATATGGTGTTCTTGAACCCCGAGACTGGGAAGGTTAAGAAGGCGTACTCTGAGTACAACACCCTCAACCAGGTCTACAACTGGGGTGCCCATATCACCTGGTCCAAGGATGAAGTCTGCTGTGATTGCCCTGTGGTGTTCGACCCTAAGTGCAAGTGCAAGAAATAAAGCTGGGGATAATTGTAGTATAGCTGGTCTAGGATAGAGGAAATGGCGTTAGGTTCTTTGTTTGGGCTTGGTCATGGGTGAACTTAGACACGCGTTGATGCATATACACAATCTGTACATATAAACATATCATCGTTCAAATTTCTATTCAATCCCTTCGTGTTCAATTGTTCAATCGCACACACGTGTATGTTTATGTCTAAAGGCGGCTTGATAGCTTAGACTCATCACCCAAGAAAACGTTGATCAGCTTAGAAAACTCATCCGCATACTGATACAGGAAGCCATGTCCAGAATCAGGGTACAGATGTAGTTGCGCTTGGGCATTCTTCAGCTTTTTCCATATCACGATGCTATTTTCTGTTGGTAACAGAAGATCTTCACTTCCTACTCTTGTGTTAGTGCTTTGTAGCTTGAGTACCAGTCCAACTTACCATTTGCGATGAGAACAGGTATACGAAGCTCCTCCAATCGATCGTAAGACGCATCCTTGGCCTGCTTCGGATCCATAAACTTTGCAAAAGCAATTCCCTGCCGACGAGCATTCGCAGGATCAACATGATCAGTTCTGTCCTTTCGTGCACCAGTAATTCTCTTCCACGCAGCCTCGCCCGCAGCCCTGCTCTTATCAGAAGTGTTGAACATGCTCATAAGAAAAGCTTCCTTGTGCTCTTCCTCGGTCTTGGCAGCACTGAGAGCATTGAATGCCTTCAGAGAAGGAGCTGGTACAACACCTTCGCCTGTGCTAGGCATAGTTCCACAGAGGATCAGGCGGCGAACAAGATCCTTTCCGTTGAGGGCGACGAGCTGAGCGACGCAACCGCCCATGGAGAAGCCCATCACGTCAGTCTTGTTGACGCCAAGTGCACGGAGCACGTTGATGTAGTATTGTGCCCATTGCTTGTATTGCTTGGGGACTTCGCCATCAGAGCGCCCTACGCCTGCGTTGtcaatggtgatgatgggGCGTTTGGCCGCGATGGGATTTATAAGAGCTGGGTCCCAATGATCCATTGTTCCCCTGGCATCGTCAGTCTTTGTCCATAGCTCATAATTGAAGAGAACTCACCTGAAGTGCATACACAATGTGAGGGGTACGCCTTGTTTCGCGCCGAAGCGCCTGTAGGCAAACTTGATTCCATCTACTGTGATGAACTGATCTTGAGCTGTTTCATACGTCGACATATTGTAAACAAAATGAGTCTGATACTCTGATTTCCGAGTGTCAGAGGTGGAAGTTGCTGTATACGTTCAACGGGAATGCCGAGGTCAATCGGCTTTGGCGTCAGGTGATCTATTATCCGGGGAACCTGGTCGAATACTTTCCTAATTGGGAAGCGGCACCAAGTCTCAGTGGCAGACGAAAGAATAGAGTTGACTTCATGATGCTCTCGGGCGGACCTCAATGTGACTCCAGCAGGTAACATAGATTGATTGATCTAAAGCCATCTACTTCTCGCCACTTGTTGAGATAGTTCCTGGCGTTTCGGTAAAAATAACACACTAACTTTTTCCCTTCTACGCAGAATAGACtctatttaccttttatctaATAGTAATTCTCAATAAATAAAccatttaatatataacctttatCATACGTCAGCTATGAGGTGGTCAAAATTTAGATAAAAGTATAGCTTAAAACACCATAAAAAACACATTATGCCCCCTTGAAGAGGAACAGTCAAAGGTGTCTGGCAGCTTTTCACCTGTGCATGCTCCCCCGGCGTATCTAGCAGATGCGAATTTCAGCACTTTCAACGCCTACATTGGATCATCAGACTCCCCATCCACCTTTCTGGGTGCATCGCTCAACAAAAGGTGTAACAGCAAACCATAGCAATCGCTCTATCTGCTACACAGAAGCGTCTAGCGCTCTCCGCGTTTCGCTATGGACCGCAATTATGCAGAAAGTATAGCGCGGAAAGAACCGCGTGCGGGCGATAAAGATTaagcagctcaagaacgATCGTCACTATCAACTCAAAACGCACTGGACTTGGATCAAGTTGATGATCTAGACTCTGACAGTGATGAGGAGTCTGACTACCCAGACGATGGGAGTAAATCTTCTCATATCGATTCCGACAACGAAGATGACGCTCTAAACCTTTTCGAATGCGCGAACATAACTTTGCAGGGAGATGCCATGGTACTGCAAGACATCTGCTCAACTGATGAATGCAAAATGGCTTTTAGGAGCCGCAATAAGTGCAGGTATCACATCAGACACTGTCCTGCTACAATGTCTCAGTCCGTACGCGTTAGGGCGGACCCTGTCCTGCCAGTGACTAGTGCAGATCTGGATAATTGTCCAAATTGTTCTCTGCAGTTTCTATGAGCAACGTCCTTACAGCTGCACCTTGAGGCTTGCCATGCCGAACAAAACCGGACTTGCTTACACGAGGATTGCCGAGCTGTTCAAAATGCCTTCACACCTTGGGCCCTGAATTTGCATCACATTGAGGCCCACGATGAAATGACTTGTCACTGCCCGTTCCCGAGATGCACATTCAGCCCCATGAGCAAAGACCGACAAGCACGACGAGTGAGCCTGATCAGACACCTGAATGTCCGGCACGCCCTCGTTACAGAATCCATCGAAAACCTCTAGAATCTGGAGTTGAAAGAAGTCGTGGGGAGGGCAAGCATGACCGATCAGACCTTTACCTACATTGACATTTGCGCCGATTCGAGAGTCCCGTCATCGATCCTACCAATGCCTACACCTATAGTCGAGGATTGTCAATCCGTTGGGGCCCGCCGTGACCCGCCAGACGAACCCACCGGAATCTATGAGCAGGTAAGTGTTGCTTACGGTGGCACAGATCTAGGAGTATAAGCTAACATGCTCAGTTGCGTACGCAAGCCGTCTTTCGGGGTGAAGAAGGGATTTATGGCTACAATTTATCAAAGCTCGGTGAGTCTATCTTAGTTATCAAGCTATATCTCTAACAGCTATCTATAGCTTCCCTCGACTACGATGGTATGCTCCATTACCGCCAAGGTGTCAGATGCGTCGGCCCATCGGATACTCTAAGCTGTCTTTCCAGCAAAACCATCAATCTGAGAAACAGCATCGTGTCTCTAGTCTGTAGAAAAAGCGCGAATGGCATATTCCAGAAGACAATGATTTTGGGAGCAGTCTGTGAAACTTGCGAAGGAATCGGTCGCCTGATACGCGCTATGTTTTCCACATGCAGGTGGCGTTCTCCGACAGCTCAGCAAGGTGTCTGCGACACACCTAGATGCAGCAACCTATTGGCCATGGGGACTCATTTATGCTGGAGCCATGCTTCCATTATGGTGGACATAGCTGTCCTTCGAACACCAATACGGACTGCTATCGAACAAAGCTTGAACCGACGAGTGAATTAAGACATTAGGACCCCCGATGAGGCAGCACGATGGCTCGCAGATGAAAGAACAAGTATTCTAGGCATCAACCG is a genomic window containing:
- a CDS encoding related to beta-glucosidase; the protein is MTPSHAVIQFLFASLAVGQQIYLDAKGPTERPQCKATSTKTHEPKYTHTPFSYTLSETVRYATSVPSPTTTTTYANPPESLISLVPSLSFTTWGKWDPNATTKASDTEDPYGRAAWTALWEHANPPNFTETGIFSTTVSPTPIPTSELVLPPRDYFGPSDCYNFPKNFSFGVASSASQIEGATAEEGKAPSLMDILVQDGRVKDYVTNEHYYYYKQDIERVAAMGAKHFSFSIAWTRILPFALPGTPVNQEGIDHYNDVINFILEKGMTPEVTLLHFDTPLQFFGSNLTKAADRPEIGYVNGGYQNETFQDAFVHYAKVAMAHYADRVPVWFTFNEPLLYSYNALSINNVVKAHARVYHWYKEELGGKGKIAPKFNNNFGVPRDPKSEADVYAADHFNSIQLGPFCNPIYLGEDYPESFKKTFDDFVPLSEDDLKYIGGTADFLGIDPYTATVIAPPVPDEKDSILECASNSSSTFRPYCVNQTTTTVNGWNIGYRSQSYVYITPTYLRSYLNYLHNTWKTPVALTEFGFPVYGEAEKDLSDQLFDTPRSIYYLSFLSETLKAIWEDGVEVVGAYAWSFADNWEFGDYDQHFGIQTVNRTTQERRYKKSFFDMVDFMKARGVE